GCTGTACAGCCGCACGACCGCGTTGTTCACTGTGATCGTGTTGTCGTTGCCCGGCTCCGCCGCATTCAGAAACAGACGGAAATTGCTTCCCGTGAGCCCTGGAAACGCCGATGCCAGACGCAACTGTGACTGACCCGTCTGCACGTTCGCGTCGGCGAATCCGCAGCCGGTCACACCCGTGGGTCCGATGCAGCCTGATTCGGCGGTCGTGCTGCCCGGAGACTGCAGCACGAGCACCGTAGCCACGGCACCCAAGCCGCCGCCGCTTGCTGCCGATTGCCCGAGCAGCGTGAGCTGCGCGTGCGCTTGCGCTGGTACTGCGGCAAACATCGCCGCCGCGATCCAGCCCAGCTTGTGAGACTTCTTCATGGAGCACCCTCGTGTACGAGTGAAACGACATACGGTACACGCACGTGACCCGAAGCTCGACTGCGTGCGCACCGAACGTGCACGCAACGCAAGTTCTGGCCCGCCGCTGCACGTGCGTGATCGATGTCGCTAACCACTCACTCATGTACGACACTACGTCGCGGTGACGGTGTTGAGCTCGGATGATCCGGGCGTGTGTTCCAGGTCGTTGCCACACGCGACCTCATCTTGAACGGTCGGGCCGAAATCACGGCCGGACACGTCAGCTTTACCGAATCGTATTCATTGTTCGAGCAGAGCCTCTATGACTACGATGTGCTCATCGCGGCGAAGCTCGCGGAGCTGCTCATTCTTTGTGAACCCGCAAAGTGCTCGGAGTGGCCACCCCGGCGACGTCGCCGGGGTGATCTGCACTCAGGCCGTATCAGGCCGCGGGCGCGTCTTCGTCGTCTGCCGGAAGTTCGGCGATCTCTTCCTCGATCTCGGCCACGACCTCTTCCGTCTCAGCGTCCATCTCGATGACGTCGGAGCCTTCATCGCTGGTGGCGGCGGCAGCCTGCGGCGCGGGACGGCTCCACTTCTTCACCACCGGGGCGGCGCGACGCTCGAGCAGATTGTCGTAGTAGGCGACCATCCGCTGCTGCACCACTTCGAGCGTATCATCGGGGTCCGCGCGGAACGGCGCATGGCGCTGATGTTGTTCGGTCGAGACTTCGAACCACCACCACGGATCCGGTCCCGTTACGCGCGACGCGGCCACACGACACTGAAACGTCCGACCTCGGTCAACGAAGGAAAATTCCTGCAGTACGTCCGACATGGGCAAAACCTTCGCTGATGGGCGTCAAAAAAACTTCTTCAGAAACGTAATCGATCCCCCACGCGGGAAGGAGGTACCCCCGGGGAAATCGGTCTGGAAGCGGTCCCGACGTTGAACCGGCTTACTTCGCCAGTTCGCGCACCACGCCACTGAGCAAACGCACCTTGGCAGCATCGCTGGATGCGGCGACGTCCTGCACCAGCGACGCGGCGAGCGCCGTCAGCGCCGTTCGGCGCGGGCCGCCGCTCGACTGCTCGGCCGCATCGAGCGCACCACGGACGGCAGAAATCCGTGATTCCGACAGGCCCTTGTCGCGCTGCAGTTGATCGACGTAGGCGCGCGCGACCGAGAAATGCGCTGGCCATACGATTTTCGTCTGAAGCTGGGCGTTGAGTTCATCGCGCGTGATCAGCTTCGCCGCGTCGATCTCGTTCTTCGACAGGAACTCGCTGGGCTGCAGCGTGAAGATGTCGAGTCCGCGGGCGATCTCAGAGCCGATCAGGTGACCATTGTACCAGTACACCGACCAGAAGCCGGCTAGCGTGATACGTGACGGGTCGATGGGCCCGCGATCGAAGTACGCAATCTCCTGCGGCTTTGCGGGATTGGTGAAATCGAACACCGAGATGCCACCCTGATACCAGGCCTGCGCCATGATGTCGCGCCCCGGTACAGGGATGAGCGAGCCGTTGTGCGCGACGCAGTTCTCGGTGCTTCCCTGCGCGGCGGGCAGCTTGTAGGAGCCGGCCGGCTTGAGCTTCCGATTCACGTCCAACGTAAAAATGGCGTCGGCACCCCACTCCGGCTTGTCCGTTGCACGGCAGCGCGCCTGCGTTCCACCGCCCCATTCGTCGGTGAACAGCACTGTCTGGCCATCGTTGCTGAACGTGGCCGAGTGCCAGTACGCGAAGTTTGGGTCGATGACTTCGTCGATGCGCTTGGGATTGGCAGGATTCGAGATATCGAGCAGGATCCCATTGCCCGAGCAGGCGCCGGCGGCGAGGCCGATGTCCGGATACGCTGTGATGTCGTGACACTGATCGGTGCGGTCGGAATTCTGCGTGCCGCGGCCGTGATCGCCGCCCTTCCACAATCCCGCGACCTTCCCCGACGCATCGGCGAAAATGCGCGGCATGTTCACGACCTTCGCGTCCTGCGGCGACGCCAGCGGCACCTTGATCACTTCGATGCGGAACAGCGCCGTGCTCGTGTCGTCGGGACTGCGCACACAACCAGCCAGCTCATTCGGCGAGCGTACGCCACCGGTGCCCTGCACGTAAACGTAGACATTGGCCTTGTCCTTCGGGTCGGTGACGAGCGTGTGCGTGTGCGAACCGCGGCAGGTCTGCACTGCCGCAATCTGTTTCGGTGCATCCAGGTTCGAGATATCGAAGATGCGCACGCCCATGAAGCGCGCTGCGCTCACCGTGTCGGAAACACCCTGCGTACCGCAGTCGAGACGGCCGCCGCCGTCTTCGACCGACATGAACAACAGGTTGCCGTACACCGAGGGGTCGCCCTGACCGCCCTGACACACGACGGCGGCGCGTCGTTTCGGCGCCTTGGGATCGCTGATATCCCACGCCTGCCATCCGTGCCAACCGCCCTGAAACACGAGGTGCTTCTGGAACGCGAGATCCGAGTTCGCGAAACCAAAATCCCCGAGATCCCGGGGATTGAACCAGCCCTCGACCTTCGGCGTGCTCGAGACGAGTTCGAGATGCTTGATCGCTTGCTGCGCGTCTTTCACGCCACCTTTGAGCGAGGCGCGCGGGTCGGCCGTGCGGACGCCCTGCGCCGCAACGGCAGTGGACAGCACCGCGAGCGAGAGCGTGAGCGACAAGGCAACCGGAATGCAGCGGGTCGATGAACGAAAAAGTGGCACGAAAGACGTCCTGATGTGAATGGTGGAACCGGGAGGCGTGCTCACTTCGACCATGTCGCCAGCAGTCGCTGCATGCGGCGGATCTCCGCACGCTGGTCGGCATCGATGTCATTGATGAACTGCAACAGCATCGGCGCCTGCGCCGCACCGGGCACGCGGCGCAGGTCGGCAACCATCTGCAGTGCGCCGTCATGATGCTGAATCATGAAGCGCAGGAACAGGCGGTCGAACGCCAGATCACGAGCGGTCGCGAGCTCCGCCAACTGCTCGGCCGACAGCATCCCCGGCATGGTCCGCGTGGTGTGCGTGGTGTGCGTGGTGTGCATCTCGAGCGACGCGCCACGGTCGGCGAGCCATCGTTGCATGACCGCCAGCTCGTCCTGCTGCGACACCTCGATGCGCTCGGCGAGCAGGTGAAGGGCCGCGCGCGAGGTGTGCGTCCGCACCATCGCCGTCATCGTAACCGCCTGCGCGTGATGCATGATCATGCCTTGCATGAACGCCACGTCGGCGGCTGATACCGCTTGCGCTGACACCGCCGGAGCGACGGTTATCAGCGCAAGCGCGACGATCGCGCACGGTGCAACTCGGGAGAGCGTCAT
The sequence above is a segment of the Gemmatimonas sp. genome. Coding sequences within it:
- a CDS encoding PEP-CTERM sorting domain-containing protein — its product is MKKSHKLGWIAAAMFAAVPAQAHAQLTLLGQSAASGGGLGAVATVLVLQSPGSTTAESGCIGPTGVTGCGFADANVQTGQSQLRLASAFPGLTGSNFRLFLNAAEPGNDNTITVNNAVVRLYSGNTQVFTSTAFTSPLTLNNTLPGTGNYGFLFGLSAGDQVLFNAALAANPTAMIGVGASLTDVSGGQESFAIGTAAGGGTTSVVPEPSTYLLMASGLVALGMLQRKRRTS
- a CDS encoding DUF305 domain-containing protein; translated protein: MTLSRVAPCAIVALALITVAPAVSAQAVSAADVAFMQGMIMHHAQAVTMTAMVRTHTSRAALHLLAERIEVSQQDELAVMQRWLADRGASLEMHTTHTTHTTRTMPGMLSAEQLAELATARDLAFDRLFLRFMIQHHDGALQMVADLRRVPGAAQAPMLLQFINDIDADQRAEIRRMQRLLATWSK